A section of the Spirosoma pollinicola genome encodes:
- a CDS encoding GMC oxidoreductase, giving the protein MNLTERLNHYDAIVIGSGISGGWAAKELTQKGLRTLVLERGRPVEHVKDYPTTLSSPWEMTHRGRYPLDVLEKSPTQAKVSYAFNEYSGQFFVKDVDHPYQQTKPFDWIRGYQVGGKSLSWARWTQRWAPFNFEDNLKDGHGVDWPIRYADLAPWYSYVEKFAGISGNRDGLSTLPDGEFLPPFEMNCIEKSVRDAWKKTYADRHLIISRTANLSKAQPHHLALGRADCQSRNWCGRGCLYGAYFSSNSATLPVAAATGKLTIRPFSVVHSIIYDDVKKRATGVRVIDTNTKEVTEYYANIIFLNAATLNSTLVLMNSISSRFPNGLGNDSGVLGHYLMDHNYRGRVAGVYEGHDLDDRYYYGRRPTGTYVPRFRNVLADKQTDFVRGYAFACGGGRSGWERGSWTEGFGSDFKESLTQPGGWSFSMTAMGEMLPRFENHVKLNTDKKDQWGMPTLDIDCAWGDNEDRMTRDAIAQAKLMMEAAGIRVTAAIDNHQAPGLAIHEMGTARMGRDPKTSMLNQWNQLHTVKNVFVTDGASMASSACQNPSLTYMALTARAADYAVRQLKAGKL; this is encoded by the coding sequence ATGAATCTGACCGAAAGACTGAACCACTACGACGCCATTGTCATTGGCTCGGGCATCAGCGGTGGCTGGGCAGCTAAAGAGTTAACGCAGAAAGGCTTGCGGACGCTGGTACTGGAACGCGGACGACCCGTTGAGCACGTCAAGGACTATCCCACCACCCTGTCTAGCCCCTGGGAAATGACTCACCGGGGCCGCTACCCGCTCGATGTGCTGGAAAAAAGCCCAACACAGGCTAAGGTTAGCTATGCGTTCAATGAGTATTCCGGTCAGTTTTTTGTGAAAGATGTCGACCATCCCTACCAGCAAACCAAACCGTTCGACTGGATTCGGGGCTATCAGGTGGGCGGCAAATCGCTGAGCTGGGCCCGGTGGACACAGCGTTGGGCTCCATTTAATTTTGAGGATAACCTCAAAGACGGTCACGGCGTCGACTGGCCGATTCGGTATGCTGATCTGGCTCCCTGGTATAGCTACGTCGAGAAATTTGCGGGGATCAGCGGCAACCGAGACGGCCTGTCTACCCTGCCCGATGGTGAATTTCTGCCGCCTTTCGAGATGAACTGTATCGAGAAAAGTGTGCGCGACGCCTGGAAAAAAACCTATGCCGACCGCCATCTGATCATCAGTCGCACGGCTAACCTGAGTAAGGCGCAACCCCACCATCTGGCCCTAGGCCGGGCCGATTGCCAATCGCGCAACTGGTGCGGCCGGGGCTGTTTGTACGGGGCTTATTTCAGCAGCAACTCAGCCACCTTACCCGTTGCGGCAGCTACCGGCAAACTGACCATCCGGCCTTTTTCGGTTGTGCATTCTATCATTTATGATGATGTGAAAAAACGGGCTACCGGCGTTCGGGTCATCGACACCAACACCAAAGAAGTAACGGAGTATTACGCCAACATCATCTTTCTGAATGCCGCTACGCTCAACTCCACACTGGTTCTGATGAACTCTATCTCCAGCCGGTTTCCAAACGGTTTGGGTAACGACAGTGGCGTACTGGGCCATTACCTGATGGATCATAATTACCGGGGCCGGGTGGCTGGCGTGTACGAGGGCCACGACCTGGACGACCGCTACTACTACGGCCGCCGACCAACCGGCACCTACGTACCCAGATTCCGCAATGTACTCGCCGACAAACAGACCGACTTTGTGCGGGGCTATGCTTTCGCCTGCGGAGGAGGCCGGTCGGGCTGGGAGCGCGGAAGCTGGACAGAGGGGTTTGGCTCCGATTTCAAAGAGTCTTTAACCCAGCCGGGCGGATGGTCGTTCAGCATGACGGCGATGGGCGAGATGCTGCCCCGTTTCGAAAATCATGTAAAACTTAACACCGACAAAAAAGATCAGTGGGGTATGCCAACGCTCGACATCGACTGCGCCTGGGGCGACAACGAAGACCGGATGACACGCGACGCCATTGCTCAGGCTAAACTGATGATGGAAGCGGCCGGTATACGGGTTACAGCCGCTATTGACAACCACCAGGCTCCGGGTCTGGCCATTCACGAAATGGGCACCGCCCGCATGGGTCGCGACCCCAAAACGTCGATGCTCAACCAATGGAATCAATTGCACACCGTCAAAAATGTATTCGTGACCGATGGGGCGAGTATGGCCTCCTCGGCTTGTCAGAACCCGTCGCTGACTTACATGGCCCTAACGGCCCGCGCGGCCGATTATGCCGTTCGGCAACTAAAGGCGGGTAAGCTGTGA
- a CDS encoding Gfo/Idh/MocA family protein — translation MQKIAMLGGGFIGRFYAESLHGQRSRDRVIAIYARREETAQKFATDYGCSIWSTNMEEIIAHPDVTMVCVALPNNLHATAVELCAKHKKNVVCTKPLGRTAEEALRMMKLVEEAGIFGGYLEDLCYSPKFLKALESVKSGALGRILWAKSREAHPGPHSNWFWDKEQAGGGCMLDLGCHCVEIARSFIGKDVRPVEVMCWAATQVKPIDAEDHAIALVKYENGAIGQFEVSWVFRGGMDLRDEVMGTEGTIWINNFLRTGFEIYTSGKGADYVAEKAESNTGWLFPVGDEVNDLGYNHMFTDMFTSCEEGREPAETFYDGYVVNAVLDAAYRSAESKQWEPVDLPVWRGQEGLSQEKTLVDYDADYYLIKEELTHDGRHKLILKDKVSGKIIEKDKL, via the coding sequence ATGCAAAAAATTGCCATGCTTGGGGGCGGCTTCATTGGCCGCTTCTACGCCGAATCGCTCCACGGTCAGCGCAGCCGCGACCGGGTTATTGCCATATACGCCCGCCGGGAAGAAACAGCGCAGAAATTCGCCACCGATTACGGCTGTTCCATCTGGTCGACCAATATGGAGGAAATCATTGCGCATCCCGATGTGACAATGGTTTGCGTGGCCCTGCCCAACAACCTCCACGCCACTGCGGTTGAACTTTGCGCCAAACACAAAAAGAACGTCGTCTGCACCAAGCCGCTCGGCCGGACGGCGGAGGAAGCCCTGCGGATGATGAAACTTGTTGAAGAAGCGGGCATTTTCGGCGGTTACCTCGAAGACCTGTGCTATTCGCCCAAATTTCTGAAAGCCCTGGAAAGCGTTAAGAGCGGGGCATTGGGCCGGATTCTATGGGCCAAATCGCGCGAGGCACACCCCGGCCCGCACTCCAACTGGTTTTGGGACAAAGAGCAGGCCGGTGGCGGCTGCATGCTCGATCTGGGCTGCCACTGCGTGGAGATTGCCCGTAGTTTTATCGGGAAAGATGTTCGGCCGGTTGAGGTCATGTGCTGGGCGGCCACGCAGGTAAAGCCCATCGACGCCGAAGACCACGCCATTGCGCTGGTCAAATACGAAAACGGAGCCATAGGGCAGTTCGAAGTAAGCTGGGTTTTCCGGGGCGGCATGGACCTGCGCGATGAGGTGATGGGCACCGAAGGCACGATCTGGATCAATAATTTTCTCCGAACCGGGTTTGAAATTTACACCTCTGGAAAGGGGGCCGATTATGTGGCTGAAAAGGCTGAATCGAATACGGGCTGGCTCTTTCCGGTGGGCGATGAAGTGAACGACCTGGGTTACAATCACATGTTTACCGACATGTTCACGTCCTGCGAAGAAGGCCGCGAACCCGCCGAAACGTTCTACGATGGGTACGTGGTGAACGCGGTTCTCGATGCCGCGTATAGGTCGGCAGAAAGCAAACAGTGGGAGCCCGTCGACTTACCCGTTTGGCGGGGGCAGGAAGGCCTGAGTCAGGAGAAAACGCTGGTCGATTACGACGCCGATTATTACCTGATCAAGGAAGAACTCACCCACGACGGACGGCACAAGCTGATTTTGAAAGATAAAGTGAGCGGAAAAATCATCGAAAAAGACAAGCTATAA
- a CDS encoding Gfo/Idh/MocA family protein, with amino-acid sequence MNSRRKFLRQLSGTTALLTGGATLANAGKVGMQAGSGHLITPLQPRSAADTINIGLIGAGIIGHYDLDCALKVPGTKVVAVADLYDPRLVRAKEVWGNDLFTTRDYREVLARKDVDAVLICVPDHWHDRISIDALQAGKHVYCEKPMVHHIDEGKAVISAHKKSGKVFQVGSQRASSAAVLEAKKRYEAGDIGELTSVETFLDRTDALGAWQYTLPPNLNPKDVDWDRFLGDAPKRPFQAERFFRWRNYKEYGTGVAGDLFVHLLTGVHTITGSQGPTRIFALGDLNFWKDGRDAYDLVTAIMDYPKTDKNPSFQFTTRVNLATGAGGDIHTRLVGTEGVIDIGWNSFVLNRLKRPNAPMYSKGYDALFTYPQAMQEEFIRQYDQKYPAAQFTRQVQNEPAVAFNTPAGYDDRLDHMIVFFNAVRENNPSLVKEDAEFGLRAAAPSLAANMSAEQRKVINWDPVEMKLIKTA; translated from the coding sequence ATGAATTCAAGACGTAAATTTCTCCGCCAACTGAGTGGTACCACCGCCTTGCTGACGGGTGGCGCAACACTGGCGAATGCCGGAAAGGTAGGCATGCAGGCTGGTTCCGGCCACCTTATTACCCCATTACAACCCCGATCAGCGGCCGACACCATCAATATCGGTTTGATCGGCGCAGGGATCATCGGTCATTACGACCTCGATTGTGCGCTGAAAGTGCCGGGAACAAAAGTCGTTGCCGTGGCTGACCTCTACGACCCGCGACTCGTTCGGGCCAAAGAAGTGTGGGGCAACGATCTTTTTACGACTCGCGACTACCGCGAAGTACTCGCTCGGAAAGACGTGGACGCCGTTCTGATTTGCGTACCCGATCACTGGCACGACCGTATCTCGATTGATGCGCTACAGGCGGGTAAGCATGTCTACTGTGAAAAACCCATGGTTCACCATATCGACGAAGGGAAAGCGGTGATCAGTGCGCATAAGAAATCAGGAAAAGTCTTCCAGGTGGGTAGTCAGCGGGCGAGCAGTGCGGCTGTACTGGAAGCTAAAAAACGATACGAAGCGGGCGATATAGGCGAGTTAACATCCGTCGAAACGTTTCTCGACCGTACCGATGCGCTGGGTGCCTGGCAGTATACGCTGCCGCCAAACCTTAACCCGAAGGATGTGGATTGGGATCGGTTTCTGGGCGATGCGCCCAAACGCCCCTTTCAGGCCGAACGCTTTTTCAGATGGCGTAACTACAAAGAATACGGAACGGGTGTGGCCGGCGATTTATTTGTCCACCTGCTCACCGGCGTGCATACGATTACGGGCTCGCAGGGGCCAACCCGGATCTTTGCGCTGGGCGATTTGAATTTCTGGAAAGATGGCCGGGATGCCTACGACCTGGTTACCGCCATTATGGATTACCCGAAAACTGACAAAAATCCGTCGTTTCAGTTCACAACCCGCGTCAATCTGGCAACGGGCGCTGGTGGCGATATTCATACGCGCCTGGTTGGAACGGAGGGGGTCATCGATATTGGCTGGAATTCGTTCGTCCTGAATCGGCTTAAACGGCCCAACGCACCCATGTACAGCAAGGGCTATGATGCCCTGTTTACTTATCCGCAAGCTATGCAGGAAGAGTTCATCAGGCAGTACGACCAGAAATACCCGGCAGCACAATTTACCCGGCAGGTGCAGAACGAACCGGCCGTAGCGTTCAACACGCCCGCTGGCTACGACGACCGACTCGACCACATGATTGTGTTCTTCAATGCCGTTCGGGAAAATAACCCGTCGCTAGTAAAAGAAGATGCCGAGTTTGGCTTACGGGCGGCTGCACCCTCGTTGGCGGCCAACATGAGTGCCGAGCAGCGAAAGGTGATTAACTGGGACCCTGTAGAAATGAAACTGATCAAAACCGCGTAG
- a CDS encoding phosphotriesterase family protein, giving the protein MAFIRTVLGDIPATQAGITYAHEHLIIEESFPTLANPDFLLNDVDKVAHELTRVYGAGGRTMVDTMPANCGRNVLKLADVSRRTGIQIIAPTGIHLEQYYPLSHWRYKYSEDQLTRLFMADVIEGIDAFDYNGPILARTPHKAGMVKLATGDDPITPHQELIFRAVVNTHLETGVPILTHTNSGLHALEQAERFAKLGANLRHVVISHMDRHPDLAYHRDLLQTGIRVEFDSAFRWKTGDDNQTFRLLEALLPDFPDQITAGMDAARNTYWQSYGGKPGLTYLMTTFLDELNKRGLGDYWNRLMIDNPAALYSFSQPQ; this is encoded by the coding sequence ATGGCCTTTATCCGAACTGTTTTGGGCGACATACCGGCCACGCAAGCCGGGATCACCTATGCCCATGAGCACCTGATTATCGAGGAAAGCTTTCCAACATTGGCGAACCCCGATTTTTTGCTCAACGATGTCGATAAAGTAGCCCACGAGCTGACACGTGTGTATGGAGCCGGGGGCCGGACGATGGTCGATACGATGCCCGCTAACTGTGGCCGCAATGTGCTGAAACTGGCCGACGTGTCGCGCCGGACGGGTATTCAGATCATCGCACCAACGGGCATTCACCTGGAGCAGTATTACCCGCTGTCACACTGGCGGTATAAGTATTCCGAAGACCAGCTCACGCGCCTGTTCATGGCCGACGTGATCGAAGGCATCGACGCCTTTGATTATAACGGACCGATTTTGGCGCGAACTCCGCACAAAGCGGGGATGGTCAAACTGGCCACCGGCGACGATCCCATAACACCGCATCAGGAACTGATTTTTCGGGCCGTAGTGAATACCCACCTGGAAACGGGCGTCCCCATTCTGACCCACACCAATTCCGGGCTTCATGCGCTGGAACAGGCTGAACGGTTTGCTAAGTTGGGGGCTAATCTGCGTCACGTGGTCATTTCGCACATGGATCGACACCCTGATCTGGCGTATCATCGTGATTTGCTCCAAACCGGCATCCGCGTTGAATTCGACAGTGCGTTTCGCTGGAAAACCGGCGACGATAACCAAACGTTTCGGCTGCTGGAAGCGCTCCTGCCCGACTTTCCTGACCAGATTACGGCCGGGATGGACGCGGCCCGAAACACCTACTGGCAATCGTACGGCGGCAAACCGGGACTAACGTACCTGATGACGACCTTCCTGGACGAGCTTAACAAACGCGGTCTAGGAGACTACTGGAATCGACTGATGATTGACAACCCGGCCGCGCTCTACAGTTTTAGCCAACCCCAGTGA
- a CDS encoding FAD-dependent oxidoreductase, with protein MANVINHLHVPLLAETDLLVIGAGSAGCVAALAAAGQGPELSVMLVERYGFPGGTSTQMLDTFYGFFTPGQTPRKIVGGWPDRIVNDLDRAGAVFLRPNTYGAGTGVNYNPERLKLVWDQLIQQYGIQYLLHTTLIDVASEGERYACVFWNKGGFQKVLARRVIDASGDADFCHLAGFAYEIAGQREPAQSLTTTFRMSNVDLDEYERAGGKKMLAKKMKEAVDSGRHPLPRKEGSAHEMNAQKCISTVAVKVAGLSALNADELTKAEIEGRRQSFIYESFFQADVPGFAQSNIIGLSHQIGVRETRRVYGEHRLTKDECLAGLLPDDRIFLCGAPIEDHRYDQNGAAETYWEYIPGSGVYGVPYGTIVPKNSQHVWMVGRCFSATHDAHASCRSMAQTMSMGQAAGLAAVQSLQSDEAANELTIARLQEDLLRIGAVLDIPDDLADTSRDGWKNNFPSRIASPSSL; from the coding sequence ATGGCAAACGTTATCAATCACCTCCACGTGCCGCTTCTGGCCGAAACCGATCTGCTCGTTATTGGGGCCGGTTCGGCAGGTTGCGTTGCGGCCTTGGCTGCGGCCGGTCAGGGCCCGGAATTATCAGTCATGCTGGTAGAACGCTACGGCTTTCCGGGAGGCACGTCTACCCAGATGCTCGATACGTTCTACGGTTTTTTTACGCCCGGCCAAACACCCCGCAAAATCGTGGGCGGCTGGCCCGACCGTATCGTAAACGACCTAGACAGGGCAGGAGCAGTGTTTCTGCGGCCCAACACCTATGGAGCCGGAACGGGCGTGAACTACAACCCCGAACGACTGAAACTCGTTTGGGACCAGTTGATTCAACAGTATGGTATCCAGTATCTGCTGCACACGACCCTCATCGACGTGGCTTCCGAAGGCGAACGATACGCCTGTGTTTTCTGGAATAAAGGCGGCTTTCAGAAAGTGCTGGCCCGCCGGGTAATCGACGCGTCGGGTGATGCCGATTTTTGCCATCTGGCGGGCTTCGCCTACGAAATTGCCGGTCAGCGTGAACCCGCGCAAAGCCTCACAACGACCTTTCGGATGAGCAACGTCGACCTGGACGAGTACGAACGGGCGGGCGGCAAAAAGATGCTGGCCAAAAAAATGAAAGAAGCCGTCGACAGCGGGCGGCACCCGTTACCGCGTAAAGAAGGCTCGGCCCACGAGATGAACGCCCAAAAGTGCATCTCGACTGTAGCCGTAAAAGTAGCCGGACTGTCGGCCCTGAATGCTGATGAACTGACGAAGGCGGAGATAGAAGGGCGCAGGCAGTCGTTCATTTACGAATCCTTTTTTCAGGCCGATGTACCCGGTTTTGCCCAGTCCAATATCATCGGCTTGTCGCACCAGATTGGCGTTCGGGAAACCCGGCGCGTATACGGCGAACATCGGCTAACGAAGGACGAATGCCTGGCCGGATTGCTGCCTGACGACCGTATTTTTCTCTGTGGTGCGCCCATCGAAGACCACCGGTACGACCAGAACGGAGCCGCCGAAACCTACTGGGAATATATTCCCGGCTCCGGCGTGTATGGCGTTCCTTACGGCACCATTGTTCCCAAAAACAGCCAGCACGTCTGGATGGTGGGGCGCTGTTTTTCGGCTACGCACGATGCCCATGCTTCCTGCCGATCTATGGCCCAAACCATGTCGATGGGACAAGCCGCCGGGCTGGCCGCTGTTCAGTCGTTGCAGTCCGATGAAGCCGCCAATGAACTGACGATAGCTCGATTGCAGGAGGATTTGCTGCGAATCGGAGCCGTTTTGGACATACCAGATGACTTGGCTGATACATCTCGTGACGGCTGGAAAAATAACTTTCCGAGCCGGATTGCTTCTCCTTCTTCCCTGTAA
- a CDS encoding sugar phosphate isomerase/epimerase family protein, whose translation MNRRDFLGATTGALALVQQPLLAGRMPLARKPVVGAHVWVFSSDKPRYDCSPVLDQVFADVKYAGFDAIELMGVALEHDDAVSKIGDLIQQTGVSVIGASHGQNLWDKKKQAENVDNAGKIIERIAQLKGRVLGLSVGDARRKKTPEEFNVQADTLRQIDAIGKQYKVVPNLHNHTYEVADGIFDLQNTLQRIPDHKLGPDLDWLFQAKVDVPTFLKTYADKIVYMHLRDHLWTGVWPEAVGEGIMDFGAISRQLKQLGFAGDMTVELAFPAGFTPTRPIRESLKMSRQVVRKHFGV comes from the coding sequence ATGAACCGTCGCGATTTTTTAGGCGCCACCACCGGGGCATTGGCCCTGGTACAGCAACCGCTGCTGGCCGGGCGTATGCCGCTGGCTCGCAAACCGGTCGTAGGAGCGCATGTCTGGGTCTTTTCATCCGACAAGCCCAGGTACGATTGTTCCCCGGTTCTCGATCAGGTGTTTGCCGACGTGAAATACGCCGGTTTTGATGCGATTGAATTAATGGGCGTTGCCCTGGAGCACGATGATGCAGTCTCGAAAATTGGCGATCTGATTCAACAGACGGGGGTATCGGTGATCGGAGCTTCCCACGGGCAGAACCTTTGGGACAAGAAGAAGCAGGCCGAAAATGTGGATAATGCCGGGAAAATCATTGAACGCATTGCTCAACTCAAGGGCCGTGTACTGGGCCTGTCGGTGGGTGATGCCCGACGCAAAAAAACGCCCGAAGAATTTAATGTACAGGCCGATACTCTGCGTCAGATTGATGCCATTGGCAAGCAGTACAAGGTGGTGCCGAATCTGCATAACCACACGTATGAAGTGGCCGACGGGATTTTTGACCTGCAGAATACCCTCCAGCGAATCCCCGATCACAAGCTTGGCCCCGACCTCGACTGGCTGTTTCAGGCCAAAGTAGACGTACCCACGTTCCTGAAAACCTACGCCGACAAAATCGTTTACATGCACCTCCGCGACCACCTCTGGACGGGCGTCTGGCCCGAAGCCGTGGGCGAAGGCATCATGGATTTCGGGGCTATTTCCCGTCAGTTAAAACAGCTTGGTTTTGCGGGCGATATGACCGTTGAGCTTGCTTTCCCGGCCGGATTTACGCCCACCCGGCCTATTCGTGAGAGCCTGAAAATGAGTCGGCAGGTGGTACGCAAACATTTTGGCGTGTAA
- a CDS encoding sugar isomerase domain-containing protein: MTLTAEYIQRSRDILTTIEAQAGAIQQAANWFSQTILAGRMVHLFGSGHSRIMVEEMWPRYGSFPGFNPIVELSLSFHNLVVGANGQRQAMFLENVPGLADRILRNYELSDLDSALVISSSGSNVVPIEMAELFQRQGVKVVALVTKEHADKSTSKRTDGKKLSDFADLILDTGAPVGDAMLTIPGLDTPVAPGSTLGGVVLVNCIKAEVARLLTEAGQPPKVLSAANVVGAERAVTLFESAYDEHAHRLAKLYQHVGIPSYVSEQTRSLTTQQS, encoded by the coding sequence ATGACCCTCACAGCGGAGTACATTCAACGATCAAGAGACATTCTCACCACTATCGAAGCACAGGCGGGAGCTATTCAGCAGGCGGCCAACTGGTTTAGCCAGACAATTCTGGCCGGGCGCATGGTTCACCTCTTCGGCAGCGGTCACAGTCGAATCATGGTTGAGGAAATGTGGCCGCGCTACGGTTCGTTTCCGGGATTCAACCCCATCGTCGAGCTGTCTCTGTCGTTTCATAATCTGGTTGTTGGCGCCAATGGACAGCGGCAGGCTATGTTTCTGGAGAACGTACCTGGACTGGCCGACCGGATTCTGCGAAACTATGAATTATCAGATCTGGATTCGGCGCTGGTTATCTCGTCGAGCGGTTCCAATGTGGTACCCATCGAAATGGCCGAATTGTTTCAGCGTCAGGGGGTAAAAGTGGTAGCACTGGTAACGAAAGAACATGCCGATAAAAGCACCAGCAAACGGACCGATGGCAAAAAACTGAGCGATTTTGCCGACCTTATTCTCGACACGGGTGCCCCCGTTGGCGATGCCATGCTCACAATTCCTGGGCTGGACACGCCCGTAGCGCCCGGCTCAACGCTGGGTGGCGTGGTGCTGGTGAACTGTATCAAAGCCGAAGTGGCGCGACTGTTAACCGAAGCGGGACAACCGCCCAAAGTACTATCTGCCGCCAATGTAGTGGGTGCCGAACGGGCCGTAACGCTTTTCGAAAGTGCCTACGACGAACATGCCCATCGACTCGCCAAACTGTACCAGCACGTTGGCATTCCTTCATACGTAAGCGAGCAAACCCGTTCACTAACAACCCAGCAATCCTGA
- a CDS encoding ROK family protein → MSQAIGIDLGGTRIKGALIDTLTGVVIHQLTTPTGDGDSSNWQRAVADTAQALTQLATEPIQGIGLSAPGLPAPDNRTIACMPGRLQGLEGFDWSTHLGKPVRVLNDAHAALMAEARFGALKNIQHGLMLTLGTGVGGGLLLNGHLYQGFFQMAGHLGHTTVQANSTQLDVTNMPGSLEDAIGNVTVGRRSFGRYNTTHELVDGYRQGEPLATQVWLTSIRQLAVSIASMANAFSPEVVVLGGGIMQADQALLAPLETFLNLFEWRPAGKKTTICKAHFQDWAGAIGAAAFLND, encoded by the coding sequence TTGAGTCAGGCAATAGGCATCGATTTAGGGGGAACACGCATCAAAGGGGCGTTGATCGACACACTGACGGGCGTTGTGATTCACCAATTAACTACCCCAACCGGCGACGGCGACAGCAGCAACTGGCAACGGGCCGTAGCGGATACCGCACAGGCGTTGACGCAACTGGCAACGGAACCTATTCAGGGTATTGGGTTGTCGGCACCGGGCTTACCGGCTCCCGATAATCGAACGATTGCCTGTATGCCGGGCCGGTTGCAGGGACTGGAAGGCTTCGACTGGTCGACGCATTTGGGCAAACCTGTACGGGTGCTGAACGATGCCCACGCAGCCCTGATGGCCGAAGCCCGATTTGGTGCCCTGAAAAACATACAGCATGGGCTGATGCTTACCCTGGGTACCGGCGTTGGGGGAGGTCTGCTACTGAACGGTCACCTCTATCAGGGATTTTTCCAGATGGCGGGTCATCTGGGACACACCACAGTACAGGCCAATAGCACGCAACTTGACGTGACAAATATGCCCGGAAGTCTGGAAGACGCCATTGGCAATGTGACGGTGGGACGACGCTCGTTTGGGCGATACAACACCACGCATGAACTGGTGGATGGCTACCGGCAGGGCGAGCCGCTGGCTACCCAGGTGTGGCTGACCTCAATCCGGCAACTGGCGGTGTCGATTGCCTCAATGGCCAATGCCTTTTCGCCCGAAGTGGTCGTGTTGGGTGGCGGCATTATGCAGGCCGACCAGGCGTTACTAGCTCCACTTGAGACATTCCTTAACCTGTTCGAGTGGCGACCAGCGGGTAAAAAGACAACCATTTGTAAAGCACATTTTCAAGACTGGGCCGGGGCCATTGGTGCCGCAGCTTTCCTGAACGACTAA
- a CDS encoding SDR family NAD(P)-dependent oxidoreductase gives MDRRLADKRIVVIGGTTGLGLSAAKAFIAEGAQVVVVGRDAENGRRAEAQLQGRGIALSGDAIDPATAQTAIARCQQEFGGFDGLYHVAGGSGRRFGDGPLHELTLDGWNYTFNLNLTSLMLSNQAAVQAFLAQGTGGSILNMGSVLGYSPSKMYFATHAYAATKSAAIGFTRSIASYYAANDIRINLLAPALVETPMAQRAAQDDTIVSFIKTKQPLDGGRIGQPDDLDGAAVFFLSDESRFATGQVLSIDGGWSVSEGQV, from the coding sequence ATGGATCGGAGGTTGGCAGACAAGCGAATTGTCGTTATCGGTGGTACAACGGGCCTGGGGCTATCAGCCGCCAAAGCGTTTATAGCCGAAGGGGCACAGGTGGTTGTCGTTGGGCGGGATGCTGAAAACGGTCGCCGAGCCGAAGCTCAGCTTCAGGGACGGGGGATTGCCCTCAGCGGTGACGCTATCGATCCGGCAACGGCCCAAACCGCCATTGCCCGTTGCCAGCAGGAATTTGGCGGCTTCGATGGCCTGTATCACGTTGCGGGTGGTAGCGGCCGACGGTTCGGCGATGGGCCGCTGCACGAATTGACGCTGGATGGCTGGAATTATACCTTCAACCTGAACCTGACCTCGCTCATGCTATCCAACCAGGCGGCAGTACAGGCGTTTCTGGCGCAGGGAACAGGCGGTAGCATTCTGAACATGGGTTCGGTGCTGGGTTACTCGCCCTCCAAAATGTATTTCGCCACCCACGCCTATGCCGCTACCAAGTCGGCCGCAATTGGCTTCACACGATCCATTGCCAGTTACTATGCCGCCAACGACATCCGCATAAATCTCCTGGCTCCCGCACTGGTGGAAACACCTATGGCGCAACGGGCCGCGCAGGACGACACCATTGTCTCCTTTATCAAAACCAAACAACCACTCGATGGGGGGCGTATCGGTCAACCCGATGATCTGGATGGTGCCGCCGTTTTCTTCCTGTCCGACGAATCCCGCTTCGCAACCGGTCAAGTCCTATCCATCGATGGCGGCTGGAGTGTCAGCGAAGGACAGGTGTAG